One Granulicella sp. 5B5 DNA window includes the following coding sequences:
- a CDS encoding type II toxin-antitoxin system Phd/YefM family antitoxin yields the protein MKQRTRVVSMLNARSNFGKLLDSVADEQRSVVIEKRGTPKAVLLSIHDYIKLAAPEPEILQIISEEAERSGASKLTSRQIDQLIKATRAERKSANAPPRVPVTTCTRHE from the coding sequence ATGAAACAGCGCACAAGAGTCGTTTCGATGTTGAACGCTCGTTCCAACTTCGGCAAGCTGCTCGATAGCGTTGCTGATGAGCAGCGGTCCGTGGTGATTGAGAAGCGCGGCACACCGAAGGCCGTGCTCCTTAGTATCCATGACTACATAAAACTGGCTGCGCCTGAGCCGGAGATTCTTCAGATCATCAGTGAAGAGGCAGAGCGTAGCGGAGCTAGCAAACTCACCTCTCGCCAGATCGATCAACTGATCAAAGCCACACGAGCCGAGCGCAAAAGCGCTAATGCTCCCCCTCGCGTTCCCGTTACGACTTGTACTCGACACGAATAG
- a CDS encoding threonine ammonia-lyase encodes MSSAKLAITLEDVLSARERLRNSVYLTPCTRSEALSRITGLEVFLKLENLQMTGSFKERGALNRIATLTAEQGRRGVVAASAGNHAQGVAYHATQRGIRAVIVMPLTTPLVKVTATRGFGAEVVLHGANYDEACAEALRLCEEQGMTFIHPFDDPVVMAGQGTIGLELLEQVEGLEAVVVPIGGGGLIGGIACAVKESKPSVKVIGVQTSRLPSMKQAVYERHPVTLEPSTTIADGIAVRRAGDVTYPVVERYVDEIVTVDEDEIASAILTLLEREKTLAEGAGATALAAILQHKTSLAKGMRTAVLVGGGNIDVTLLSRIIERGLVQDGRLIRLRIHLLDRPGALTELTTLIASHRVNIVDTLYNRAYYGVNLGDTSIDITMETRGREQVAELLAALTAGGYKHERVL; translated from the coding sequence ATGAGTTCTGCCAAGTTAGCAATCACCCTCGAAGACGTTCTCTCCGCAAGGGAGCGGCTCCGTAACTCTGTCTACCTGACGCCTTGCACACGGTCTGAGGCTCTATCGCGCATCACAGGACTCGAAGTGTTCTTGAAGCTCGAGAACCTGCAGATGACGGGTAGCTTTAAGGAGCGCGGCGCGCTCAACCGTATTGCAACGCTCACTGCAGAGCAGGGCAGGCGCGGCGTGGTTGCGGCGTCGGCGGGCAACCATGCGCAGGGGGTGGCGTATCATGCGACGCAGCGCGGGATTCGGGCTGTGATTGTGATGCCGTTGACGACTCCGTTGGTGAAGGTGACGGCGACTAGGGGTTTCGGTGCGGAGGTGGTGCTGCATGGCGCCAACTACGATGAGGCCTGTGCCGAAGCGCTACGCCTGTGCGAAGAGCAGGGTATGACGTTCATCCATCCGTTTGATGATCCGGTTGTGATGGCTGGGCAGGGAACTATCGGGTTGGAGCTGCTGGAGCAGGTTGAGGGCCTTGAGGCTGTTGTGGTTCCGATTGGTGGTGGTGGACTGATTGGTGGTATCGCGTGTGCGGTGAAGGAGAGCAAGCCGAGCGTGAAGGTGATCGGCGTGCAGACCTCACGGCTGCCGAGTATGAAGCAGGCTGTATACGAGCGTCATCCGGTCACACTTGAGCCCTCGACGACGATTGCGGACGGTATTGCGGTGCGGCGCGCGGGCGATGTAACGTATCCAGTCGTCGAGAGGTACGTGGACGAGATCGTCACCGTCGATGAGGACGAGATCGCCAGCGCTATCCTCACGCTACTGGAGCGGGAGAAGACACTGGCGGAAGGTGCCGGCGCGACTGCGCTGGCGGCGATCCTTCAACACAAGACGAGCCTGGCTAAAGGCATGCGGACCGCGGTGCTGGTTGGTGGCGGCAATATCGATGTGACACTGTTGAGCAGGATCATCGAGCGTGGTCTGGTGCAGGATGGCAGATTGATCCGGTTGCGGATTCATCTGCTGGACAGGCCTGGCGCGCTGACAGAGCTGACGACGCTGATCGCGAGCCATCGGGTGAACATTGTGGATACGCTGTACAACCGTGCTTACTACGGTGTGAACCTCGGCGATACCTCGATCGACATTACGATGGAGACGCGCGGACGTGAGCAGGTTGCAGAGCTACTCGCGGCGCTGACTGCTGGTGGTTATAAGCACGAGCGCGTTTTGTAA
- a CDS encoding ATP-binding protein, translated as MEETWALEQMLFNTLNQNPQHFILHGERGIGKSSLLQIHRMLAVGQISGNSDKANNFLVVTLNLEPTDTHESLIRKLGLSLQTTCAAASKGNEVLKKSLDFLLRFEAAGVKLRDKPARQVVDPLLELTNAYCQTVEDIKGFRDGILVIIDEADTAPASAHLGATLKSLSERVALSSNNVLCFGLAGVSNLISTLRESHESSPRLFTGFDLKPLSESESHDVVKKSIADANQKNLRATKILPDAEDMIVALSEGYPSFIQEFGYFAFDADEDFKITVDDVKKGAWQEHGAYAQLGMKYFHHLYNGKIGSDEYRNVLHFMSTHSDKWVSKEQIRQGTRLKETTLSNAMQALVSRGIVNRDNKKGYYRLPSKSFAAWIKGELQKKNGGDTNNTADA; from the coding sequence ATGGAGGAAACATGGGCTCTCGAACAAATGCTATTCAACACCCTAAATCAGAATCCTCAACACTTTATTCTTCACGGCGAACGCGGAATCGGCAAATCCTCATTGCTTCAAATACATCGCATGCTTGCGGTCGGTCAAATCAGTGGGAACAGTGATAAAGCCAATAATTTCTTGGTAGTTACGCTAAATCTAGAGCCCACAGACACACATGAGAGTCTGATCCGCAAATTGGGCCTCTCATTACAGACCACTTGTGCAGCTGCGTCAAAGGGCAATGAGGTCCTAAAAAAATCCCTAGACTTTCTATTACGTTTTGAAGCTGCCGGGGTAAAGCTAAGAGACAAGCCTGCTCGCCAAGTGGTTGACCCATTGTTGGAACTGACAAACGCCTATTGTCAAACAGTCGAAGACATCAAAGGTTTTCGAGATGGCATTTTGGTGATTATCGATGAAGCCGATACCGCGCCCGCAAGCGCCCATCTTGGCGCCACATTGAAAAGTTTGTCCGAGCGTGTTGCGCTCAGTAGTAATAACGTGCTTTGTTTTGGTCTTGCAGGCGTTAGCAACTTGATAAGCACCCTTCGTGAATCGCACGAATCATCACCGCGCCTATTCACCGGCTTCGATTTGAAGCCGTTATCGGAAAGTGAATCTCACGATGTAGTGAAGAAATCGATAGCCGACGCGAATCAAAAAAACCTCCGAGCGACCAAGATACTCCCTGATGCAGAAGATATGATTGTCGCTCTCTCAGAAGGGTATCCGAGCTTTATTCAAGAGTTCGGTTATTTTGCGTTCGATGCTGATGAGGATTTCAAAATCACAGTAGACGACGTGAAAAAGGGCGCATGGCAGGAACACGGAGCTTACGCGCAGTTAGGGATGAAGTACTTTCATCACTTATATAACGGGAAAATCGGCTCAGATGAATATCGCAATGTTCTCCATTTCATGTCGACTCATAGTGATAAATGGGTAAGCAAGGAACAAATACGACAGGGTACCCGGCTAAAAGAAACGACGCTATCTAATGCCATGCAGGCACTTGTTAGTAGGGGCATCGTCAACCGCGACAATAAGAAGGGATATTACCGGCTACCTTCGAAGTCATTTGCTGCTT